The Aedes albopictus strain Foshan chromosome 1, AalbF5, whole genome shotgun sequence genomic interval tgcaaaaaggggaattttccatacaaaaatcgcaatgagaagagcgagagctcatccagccgcacccaaattttgcgcagtaattttagacgagagaggaaattgaaaaaaaaacttaattcggtattgatgcgatcaaattataattttcacattaaatgttgatccatcctactatatattaaggctcaaatgagaatggcaaatgctccagaactaaaaaagcagtTTTTCCCACAAGGATTCATAAATCTAATAAAATGAAAATGTCCGATTGTtgatttagtcaattatgacaatcagacacgctggttttgtccgctttttcgtcattctggataaaacgctttttcagttttgggcaatatgcgattctcatttgagcctaaataccgcaggaatctgaaatggtgtgatttgatgagatcgccttGGTCACAATTTTGTTCTTTTGCATATATGAACACttcgaccatttcttcacttttaatctaaCCCAAAGAttaccaggctatcaaaaagccacgatttgatcaatcgctagattttttttttttcacctttgtcattccgctatttgatgtgccgcatgcacccGGAATCAATTTTGGGTCACTATCGGTAGTTTctgatgtgatctgaggctattttcttgctagttatgaaaaaagccgcgattttatgtgtcgcatgcatggatttggttcacttttatagttggccacttccggctggacactcagaaccggttccagaacactaccggttcagatatggttttagactattttcttgctaaccattcattaagttatcaaaaaagccgcactttgatatgtcgcatgcatgggattggttcacttttatatttggcgggacacttagaaccggttccggaatactaccggttcagatatggtttgagactattttcatgataACCGTTCATAAagctatcgaaaatgccgcaatttgatgtgttgcatgtatgggtttgttgcattttcatgtttgaccacttccaggGGTATCGGTCCGGAATACCTatttggccataactccggaacggttggaccgatccgaaccattttcaataggaaacaatgggaccagattccgcgtggaatgagccgtcgatcgttgaaatcggttgatatttactatctaaaagtgaggtgacgtttttttgtacacatacacacacacatacacacacacacacatacacacacagacatcatctcaactcgtcgagctgagttgattggtatatgaaacttgcccctccgggggctctatcaaattttcgtttttggagtgaacatatagcttttcggtacaccttggtgtacgagaaaggcaaaaaactaaTGAAACTGTGTACAATAGGGTGGCTCAAACTTGTACGAAAAATCAACATCTCAAAAAGTTGGATGTCCTTCTCATTTctttctatatgacgccacgatactctggtcaaattttcaactaaatccgttaacatttgggcggtgctaaactcgtttgtatgggagtttatatgggaaaacatcgaatTTTGCATTTTGCTTTTGAGGGGTTCTAATTTTCCATGCTTTTGAGTGGTTCCCGTTCCATGGACTTTGTTACAATTGTTTTTAAAAATAAACGCGTTTTTAAAATAAACGGAAATGGTCTACTGTTTTTCAGATTTGGGCTGATTATCGTCAAAATGTAAATTAGAAGTTTgtttgtgataaaaacgaaagcCAAGCTACCGGAGGTGGTCCAGCTGTAGACGCTCTCATCCTATGAAGAAACTGTTGTCAAATTATTATCATTAGATAGCAGGTATTGTTGAATTTATTTTTTGCTTAAATTGTTTCTTTTCCTCTACATTCCAATTATAATTTTCAGGATCCGAATTTGGTATTCAACCAACCAGCTTCACCGCAAAGACCATCGACATCGCGATCATCTCCTCCAAATTCGCCATCTTTTCGACATGTTATGTCAAGTACGCCACAGTTGGATTCGTCAAACTGCGTAATAGAAAATGCTGAGATCATCAACACAATCAATCGGGCTGCCATCATGAAGACAATTGAGTCTATCGGCAAACGAAAGCAAAAGTCTAGCGAAGATAATACGCGAAATGAGATGCTCAGTCCGATGGCTGTCCAACTCCCAGGAGACAGCCTGATATACGGGAAAAATCTTCAAACTGAAAGAAGAGAAATGTGAAAAGAAAGCAGAACACAGATTGAGAAAGGAACAATGAAGGTCAGAAGAATTGCAATTTCAAATGTAATAACTGAATTACGTACAAGCAGCATAAACTAGCCCTCCTAAAGCGCAATTCGAAATAAACGTATAACTGTAGTTACAATAGTTACTAATCCGATCATCTTAACAATAAGGAACAAAGGTGAATGAACTCATTTGTAACAACTAATATTCACAAATAATAATGAGTAAACCAATTGATGCTAACTCACCAAATCGCGGTGATCGATCAATTGGTACCATCACAAAAGGTTCGATAAAGAATTGAGAGAATGACCTTCCCAAGGAGACTACGAAACAAATACGGAAGGGTACCGGATATGTTCCAGCGCCCTAGTCAAACTGGAGGTAAAACATGTTAAACTGAATAACACCAAGGTGTTTCTTCTGAACTGCAGGTGACGGAAGCTTATAGTACCGTCAGCCGTCAGTGGGGGTGTTATTGGGCCAAAACTGCATAGTCCTTCCCTTTGTAGGGCGttacaatattttagctctaaatcaatgttgaattcggtaaacacgttcatttttatattgtttagAATTGTTTAAAGTATtaatgcttcaactttaattttgatagcctaattaaaattggcccaatttcaccccttgtagggggtgacattgagccaaacactaaaattcaaacaaaacagttcaatgtgagaaaatatcgcttgtCAATCAAAACTAGTGATCATTAGATGCTTGCGCACAACTTATCAGTGTctagtcactttaaaataacatcacagacaaacgtGAAAGCTTGACCACATTCATTGAAAATAATCAATGATCCATTACAATACATCCGCTGTCCCCTGGATATAACTCCAActagcattctcaaaagacgaCAGAAACATTTCCTTATCATCTACCTAGAAactgatatgcgtgcattttttGTTTAGCATGAATCTTAAgtgcccacacaatgcatacgtttgcgtgtgcgtgatagtagtttgacacatttcccatgggaaaactgtcaaaaaaacgcaaacctcgacggaacggacgctatgtgctgcaggctttacatttatttctaaaaccAACAACGTATtgtgcataaaataatgtgaatgctctcagttgttttaattcacatttgtagggttctcgtaccCTAGGTACCCGAGGTACTGACTGCattattgcttttatatggcccaatgtcaccctcaaaatgaattacacagcgcaacatgtttttgtctcaagagcaaacttatgtgtctccgatggattttgggccgctgaatccgaatccgggctcagatttgctccaacacgacacaattttgagctatacctcaatttatagggcaaaatatgccattttgggcttttttgactgcaagccgttaagactggaaatatttgttttaagcaatcaaaaggttaattgatcaattaacatctaaattaacgactcatgcaaaatattttgttctacctaatcaaatttgatagatttaagcattttatgttagtatgaaaacttgcatgcaacttttggagggtgtcttgtatgggaaataccaatagagttaataaactatagaggacgaatgtcgctgtcGTCACTGTTGGAACATCTCCTCTCTCGCGCGGGTTTATAAGTGTCACTTGTCGTGCATTGTTTACAAACAACACTTCGGTTTTATTTCGATTTGCGATTCGATTAGCGATGTTGTTCCCGGTAGTGCTTTTAAGTAGCTtctaaacatggtccgaaagtgTTCCTGGATCAATTGTCAGCTGACGGAACGTACTGCTGGTCCAGCAGTAACATTCCATCGGTAAGAATATTATGGAAAATCACTTGCCATTATTCAATTACGTATAACAATGTAGGCTTCCTGGTGACGCATCACAGTTAGCAGCGTTAGCAACTAATCTACCTGCTCCAGGTCCGAGAGAACAGATCTTCATTTCTGTAACGCCGATTTCATTATCACTGGAGGGAGAAAGCATCTTCGCGCCGGAGCTGTTCCATGGCCAGAGCAACCGCCCACACTCCAAGAAAAACATCACGATCCTTACTCGTTGGAAGATACTCGTGCAGATGATTCTTTTCATCCAGCTCTCTCATCACTTCAACTATCGAGCACCGGTGACGAGTTCATCCAGTGTGTATTATAAAACATTGGTTCTCAGAAAACTTCATAATCAATTTCGTTTCCCAGAACTGCTACAAGTTTCCAGGAGATGTGTACCGAATGTGACTCTGAAGAAGAAAATGCTCCATCAGGTTCTAGAACAATCCGGTATCCTGGTGACGTCCGGGAAAGCGATTTTCAATCGCCAACGCGTGCCAAGCAGGCCTTTGATATAACTTATCAAAAACTAGTGGAAACAAGAACGCAAAAAGAACGGTTACACCAGGAAAATCAGCGATATTTGGCGAAAATTTCTGCACTTCAAACTCAGCTTCAGATGGCGATGGAACAACTCTCAGTATCCAAAACCAACAGTAATGCTGAAGTTTTAGATGTAAGTAATCTTTCATACTGCGCATATCTGTTTTAGAGACCATTTTTTTAGAAGATTAATCGGTAGTGACTCACTTTCGAATAAATTGGTCACCGATGATCACATAACTTAACTAAAAATCACTGAGGTTTAATTTTCCAACAAAAATGGGCACTATTcgctataattgaaaatcaattaatttactaaaatttatttTCTTACGATATTACAGACAATCAAGCAGCTGACAACCAATACAAAACAAGGCTCACACTACACCGAAGATATCCGAACGTTTGCCATGGGAATGCATTACCATTCTCCAGCCGCGTATGAGTTCGCAAAGGAGAAACTTAGCTCCGGCGATGATCTGCCCCACAAATCGACCATTTCGCAGTGGTACAATGTTGTGGATTGCAAACCTGGGATTTCAGCGGAAGCACTAGAGATCGTCAATAACAAAGTCAAAGCAATGGAGGAAAAGGGTAAACAGCTTCTAGCAAATTTGGTCATGGACGAGATGTCCATCAGGAAGCAGTTATTTACTGAACCAGACGGGACAGTTGGAGGCTGCACGAATGTTGGATTCGATATTGGCCTCAAACAAGAGATGGCCACGGAGGCATTAGTATTTTTAGTAACAGCCATAAATGAGCATTTCAAAGTATCTGTTTCGTATCACTTTACGGCTGGAATCGTAgcagagcaaaaaaatattttgatcaaTCAGGTACTCACTGCATTACATGATCAGCATCTTACCATACCATCAATTACTTTTGACGGTATGAAGACAAATATGCGCTGTATGAAATTGCTGGGGGCGTCTTTCGATGAGCCAATCACACCAACCTTTCCACATCCGTGCGGCACTGGATCAGTGTGCGTTATCATGGACGCAGTTCATATGCTAAAACTAGTAAGAAATACGTTCGCTTCTAGAGGTATTCTCCAGGATTGCCTTGGTCGTGATATCAAATTCGATTATTTGGTCGCACTTGAAGAATTTCAATCAAAGAAAGGGCTTCACCTCGGAAATAAATTAAAGAATGATCACATCAACTTTCAGAAAAACAAGATGAAATCGAAACTTGCTATTCAAACGTTCAGTAATAGTGTGGCAAATGCATTAGAATATCTGCAAAACCAGAAAGTTGACGAATTTCAGGGATGTGAAGGTACCATTGAGTTTCTCCGCACATTCAATAATTTGTTTGACATAATgaatccaaaatccaaatttggaaaaggttttggcaaaccgtaTTGCAAGGAAACGCATCCCGACTTTTTTAAATACCTACAATATTGCAAACGATATATTTCAGGATTAACCTGCCTCATCAAAGGAGAACAAACTCCAATTTTGGAGTCAGTCAACTATACAGGTTTTCTTGGGCTGCTTGTGAATATTGAGTCTATAACAATTCTTTACTTTAAGTTTATTCACCCACCCAGTAGTCCGTTAGATTATTTACTGACCTACAAACTATGCCAGGATCACATCGAACAGACTTTTTGTCTAATTCGTGCCAGAGGTGGGTTTAACGACAATCCTACTACAAAACAATTCATGTATGCGTTTCGTGCTCTCCTTATCCATAAAGAATTAAAAATGTCTACTGTTGCAAATAGTCTGCCGCAGGACAGCACGGAGTTTGCAATCTTGTCAGCTTCAAGCACCCGAAAGAGACAACTGAATGAATCAGATACACCAACAGATAACTTGTGTGAAGATTGGTTGTACGATGACGTAAATTTGAAAGGTTTGGATAGCATTGACCACGACATAATAACTTACATCGCAGGATATGTAGAAAGAAAGGTCGATAAAATACTTAAATGTAATGATTGTAGAAGCGCGTTGTATACGAACGAAACAGAAAATTCGATGTTAGTCGAACAGAAGCGATTTTGTGCAGGGGGTTTAattgcccaacaaacattttagctgtgtaagagttgaacaaacaactcttaagcaaacttcagcttaagaaactgttgttcatctATCTCTGTTTCTTGGGTGATGCACAGAAAGACACAGTAATTATTTGCAAAACTGCAGAACAACTGCTAAGAGCAGAACAAACAAAAATTGAGAAAGGATTCTTAGAGCCAGTAAAGTTAGTCAACAAAACTATGTCAATCTTGTACGATCAGAATCCGACATTATTTAAGGGTTTGGATGATCACGTAATGAATTGTCCAGTGGACGAAAATCATAAATTCCTTTTGATGAAACTCATCGTACGTTGTTATCTAACTATTCGTAGCCATCACATGTGTAAGCTAGTGTCTGAATCAAGTAAGAAAGAAAATATCAGACAATTCTCGAAGAAAATGGTTATATTCGCTGGGCAGTAGTAATTAGCAGAAAATGTGTACGAATTTGAGGACACTATGAAACCACAGGAAACGAAATGTAAAATAAAGTTTATTTTGTTATATACTTATATGCTTAAAGTAGccttttttattttcttatatGTACCAGTCCGTATCATAAATATATGTCATATATTCCTTTTTTGTATTTCATTGCAAAGCTTTATCTATTATTTACTACAAAACTTCGACTTCTTTTGTTTGGTTCTACATTATTCGGTGCTTAACCGGATTGACATACATCATGGAAGCAAATCATTGCATAACCTCTACCTGATTACCTCGATTACACTGCtttatggaaattaaaaaaaaagtagatagggtatcacgccacttgggcggtggctcctatattcgtctgttttccactataactcactaTAActaatgttgtacacgggtagatactgtacctacaggggatggccaaaatgtttgggataggcaactttttttctcccacaaaaaaaaaaatcaacatgctgttacttttcatagagtgcatcaaa includes:
- the LOC134291283 gene encoding uncharacterized protein LOC134291283, which translates into the protein MAMEQLSVSKTNSNAEVLDTIKQLTTNTKQGSHYTEDIRTFAMGMHYHSPAAYEFAKEKLSSGDDLPHKSTISQWYNVVDCKPGISAEALEIVNNKVKAMEEKGKQLLANLVMDEMSIRKQLFTEPDGTVGGCTNVGFDIGLKQEMATEALI